The region GAATCCGAGGAATGGGCGTTGGTAAACAGCACTCCCTGTTCGGCCAAGCGATCCAGATGGGGCGTCTTGAATTTGCTGTCCGGATTTAGCGCACTGCAATCCCCGAAACCTTGGTCATCGGTATAAACGATGATCACGTTCGGCAGATCGGTAGCTTTCACCGTGCAAGCGAACACCGATAGCAACACCGCCATCGGTAGCAAACGTCTTTTCCAAAGTAGTCTCATCATCTGATTCAGGTAGGAGCCGTGGCTGGGGAAGGTCGACGATAGACCTAATCCGCCCAGGATAACCGCCTCACGAACCAGGGTGGAAACACAGCGGGAAACTTCCGACGAAACGTCGCCTTCATTATCGCAATGTGATTCAGCGACTCGAAGGGTGAATTGATTCACTCGAAAATTCAAACCTGACCGAATAGCCGAACGGCATCGCTATGGCTAATTCGACACAACCTTGGCTCACGCAGCTGTTCCCAAACCCCTAGCGAAACGCTGCTAGACTTTAAAATTCCACGTGAATTGAACACAACATAGGATGAAGCCGACATGGCAACGATCGCGGTATTGGGAACCCTGGACAGCAAAGGCAGCGAACATGCCTTCGTGGCCGAACAGATCCGCCAGCATGGGCATACGCCGCTACTGATTGACGTGGGGACTTATGAGCCGCCTGATGATTTACGGATGGATGTGAAGATCGATCGACATGAAGTCGCGCGAGCGGGGGGCATTGTCTGGTCCGAGTTGGAATCACGAAGCGACCGCGGTGAGTGTGTCGCCGCAATGACGGCCGCTGCTCCTTTGCTGCTACAAGAGCTGTACCGGCAAACCCGTATCCAGGGAGTGATCTCGCTCGGCGGTAGTGGCGGGACGGCCATTGCGACCGCGGCAATGAGAGTCCTCCCCATCGGCTTTCCCAAAGTGATGGTTTCGACGATGGCAAGCGGCAACATCGTGCACTACGTCGGTACAAAAGATATCGTGATGATCCCCAGTATCGTCGATATCGCCGGACTCAATCGTGTGTCGCGAATGATCTTCACGCGAGCCGCCGGTGCGATTTGTGGCATGGTTGAATCCGACGTCGCTCCCGACACCGACGACCGACCACTGATCGTTGCAAGTATGTTCGGAAACACCACCGAGTGCATCGCGGCTGCGACACCGGTTCTCGAAGAAGCCGGCTATGAAGTGCTGGTCTTTCATGCCACCGGAGCCGGGGGAAGGGCGATGGAATCGCTGATCGAGAGCGGAATGGTTGCCGGAGTTCTTGACATCACCACGACCGAATGGGCAGACGAATTGGTCGGCGGCATCCTGTCTGCGGGTCCCCATCGACTCGAAGCCGCCGCCAAGGCGGGCGTTCCTGCGATCGTCGTACCGGGCTGTCTGGATATGGTTAACTTCGGAGAACAAAATTCCGTCCCACCACTGTTCGCCAACCGAAGGTTTTATGCACACAACCCGCAAGTCACCTTGATGCGAACGTCGAGGGAAGAATGCCGCGAATTGGGGCGCGTGCTAGCCCAAAAAATCAATCCATCGTCGGCACCCGTATCGGTGCTCATCCCCCGAAAAGCGATCAGCGTCATCAGCGCCGAAGGGGGGCCCTTTCACGACCCGAACGCCGACCAAG is a window of Roseiconus lacunae DNA encoding:
- a CDS encoding Tm-1-like ATP-binding domain-containing protein, which encodes MATIAVLGTLDSKGSEHAFVAEQIRQHGHTPLLIDVGTYEPPDDLRMDVKIDRHEVARAGGIVWSELESRSDRGECVAAMTAAAPLLLQELYRQTRIQGVISLGGSGGTAIATAAMRVLPIGFPKVMVSTMASGNIVHYVGTKDIVMIPSIVDIAGLNRVSRMIFTRAAGAICGMVESDVAPDTDDRPLIVASMFGNTTECIAAATPVLEEAGYEVLVFHATGAGGRAMESLIESGMVAGVLDITTTEWADELVGGILSAGPHRLEAAAKAGVPAIVVPGCLDMVNFGEQNSVPPLFANRRFYAHNPQVTLMRTSREECRELGRVLAQKINPSSAPVSVLIPRKAISVISAEGGPFHDPNADQALFESLANSLRDDIPVHWEDRRINDPEFAQLCAKTLLRNIQVAAQRS